The Magnetospirillum sp. genome includes a region encoding these proteins:
- the rimM gene encoding ribosome maturation factor RimM (Essential for efficient processing of 16S rRNA), whose protein sequence is MAADASERRILVGAVAGAHGVRGEVKIKSFTEQVRDVAAYGPVEDESGTRRFAIKIRGEAKGLVIASLDGVGDRNAAEALKGLRLYVPRAALGKKPKRAPKGSERWFVADLVGLAAVDTNGAALGTVKNVANYGAGDILEVTTMAGETQLYAFTKRTVPEVDIANGRVVIDPPVEVEAKEEDGSDE, encoded by the coding sequence GTGGCGGCTGACGCATCGGAGCGGCGGATTCTGGTCGGGGCGGTCGCGGGCGCACATGGCGTGCGCGGCGAGGTCAAGATCAAGAGTTTCACCGAGCAGGTGCGCGACGTTGCTGCCTACGGCCCGGTCGAAGACGAAAGCGGCACCCGCCGCTTTGCGATCAAGATCCGGGGCGAAGCCAAGGGGCTCGTGATCGCTTCCCTCGATGGGGTCGGCGATCGCAACGCGGCCGAGGCGCTGAAGGGTCTGCGGCTCTACGTGCCGCGTGCCGCCCTCGGCAAGAAGCCAAAGCGCGCACCCAAGGGCAGCGAGCGTTGGTTCGTCGCCGACCTGGTCGGGTTGGCGGCGGTCGACACCAACGGCGCAGCACTCGGCACGGTCAAGAATGTCGCCAACTACGGGGCCGGCGACATTCTCGAGGTGACGACGATGGCGGGCGAGACGCAGCTGTACGCTTTCACCAAGCGCACGGTGCCCGAAGTGGATATCGCAAACGGACGGGTCGTGATCGATCCGCCCGTCGAAGTCGAAGCAAAGGAAGAAGACGGAAGCGACGAATGA
- the rpsP gene encoding 30S ribosomal protein S16, translating into MSVKIRMSRGGAKNRPHYKIVIADSRMARDGRFIEKIGYYDPMRTKEDPLRVVIDVERAKHWLGQGAQPSDRVALFLHALSLVPKPVIRPQPKKSAPKKKAQERLAAAAEAAAKAAEAAPAA; encoded by the coding sequence ATGTCCGTCAAAATCCGCATGAGCCGCGGCGGTGCCAAGAACCGCCCGCACTACAAGATCGTGATTGCCGACAGCCGCATGGCGCGCGACGGCCGCTTCATCGAAAAGATCGGCTACTACGATCCGATGCGTACCAAGGAAGACCCGCTGCGCGTCGTCATCGACGTCGAGCGCGCCAAGCATTGGCTCGGCCAGGGCGCGCAGCCGTCCGACCGCGTCGCGTTGTTCCTGCATGCTCTGTCGCTGGTGCCGAAGCCGGTGATCCGTCCGCAGCCCAAGAAGTCGGCGCCGAAGAAGAAGGCGCAAGAGCGTCTGGCGGCTGCCGCCGAAGCCGCTGCCAAGGCGGCCGAAGCAGCGCCGGCTGCCTGA
- the leuD gene encoding 3-isopropylmalate dehydratase small subunit, translating into MDKFTVLTGVAAPLPMINVDTDMIIPKQHLKTIKRTGLGSALFEEMRFTPDGKEKPDFVLNKSAYRKAQILVAGDNFGCGSSREHAPWALLDFGIRCVISTSFADIFYNNCFKNGILPIRVSKEDLAKLMDDAQRGSNATLTVDLEKQEIKGPDGGSVKFDIDEFRKHCLLNGLDDIGLTMQKAEHIDSYENKQRQSQPWLFAAR; encoded by the coding sequence ATGGACAAATTCACGGTTCTGACCGGTGTGGCCGCACCGCTGCCGATGATCAATGTCGATACCGACATGATCATTCCCAAGCAGCATCTGAAGACGATCAAGCGCACCGGCCTCGGTAGCGCCTTGTTCGAAGAGATGCGCTTCACGCCCGACGGCAAGGAAAAGCCCGATTTCGTGCTGAACAAGTCCGCCTACCGCAAGGCGCAAATCCTGGTCGCGGGCGACAATTTCGGCTGCGGCTCGTCGCGCGAGCATGCCCCGTGGGCGTTGCTCGATTTCGGCATTCGCTGCGTGATCAGTACGTCCTTCGCCGACATTTTCTACAACAACTGCTTCAAGAACGGCATCCTGCCGATCCGCGTGTCGAAGGAAGATCTCGCCAAGCTCATGGACGACGCGCAGCGCGGCTCGAACGCCACGCTCACCGTCGATCTCGAAAAGCAGGAGATCAAGGGCCCGGACGGCGGCAGCGTCAAATTCGACATCGACGAATTCCGCAAACACTGCCTGCTGAATGGGCTCGACGATATCGGCCTCACAATGCAGAAGGCCGAACACATCGACTCTTACGAAAACAAACAGCGCCAGAGCCAGCCCTGGCTCTTCGCCGCACGCTGA
- the leuB gene encoding 3-isopropylmalate dehydrogenase, producing MASNRKLLVLPGDGIGVEVMRQVHRVVGWFDKRRTVSFDVKEGLVGGAAIDKHGWPIDDATMDVAMNSDATLFGAVGGPKWDALPFEKKPERGLLRLRKDMDLFANLRPALVFDALADASSLKRELVSGLDILILRELTGGVYFGEPRGVTTLPDGQKKAVDTQVYTTSEIQRIARVAFELARKRGNKVHSVEKSNVMHTGVLWREVVTATHKAEFADVKLEHMLADNCNMQLVRNPKQFDVIVTDNLFGDMLSDCAAMLTGSLGMLPSASLGAPDATGRRKALYEPVHGSAPDIAGKDMANPMATLLSFAMMLRYSFDLPADADLVEQAAKNVLAKGIRTRDIAMPGETPVSTTQMGDALLAELDKLAA from the coding sequence ATGGCTTCCAATCGCAAACTGCTTGTTCTGCCCGGCGACGGGATCGGCGTCGAAGTGATGCGCCAAGTGCATCGCGTGGTCGGCTGGTTCGACAAGCGCCGCACCGTGTCGTTCGACGTCAAGGAAGGTCTCGTGGGCGGGGCGGCGATCGACAAGCATGGCTGGCCGATCGACGACGCCACGATGGACGTCGCGATGAATTCGGACGCGACCTTGTTCGGTGCCGTCGGCGGCCCGAAATGGGATGCACTACCGTTCGAAAAGAAACCCGAGCGCGGCCTTTTGCGCCTGCGCAAGGACATGGACCTGTTCGCCAATCTGCGCCCGGCCCTGGTGTTCGACGCGCTCGCCGACGCCTCCAGCCTCAAGCGCGAGCTTGTGTCGGGCCTCGATATTCTGATCCTGCGCGAGCTCACGGGTGGGGTCTATTTCGGCGAACCGCGCGGCGTGACGACGCTGCCCGACGGCCAGAAGAAAGCCGTCGACACGCAAGTCTACACGACGTCGGAAATCCAGCGCATCGCGCGCGTGGCGTTCGAACTCGCGCGCAAGCGCGGCAACAAGGTGCACTCGGTCGAAAAATCGAACGTGATGCACACGGGCGTGTTGTGGCGCGAAGTTGTGACCGCGACCCACAAGGCCGAATTCGCCGACGTGAAGCTCGAGCACATGCTGGCCGACAATTGCAACATGCAGCTCGTGCGCAATCCCAAACAGTTCGACGTGATCGTGACCGACAATCTGTTCGGCGACATGCTGTCGGATTGTGCGGCGATGCTCACGGGCTCGCTCGGCATGCTGCCCTCGGCCTCGCTGGGTGCGCCCGACGCAACCGGTCGGCGCAAGGCGCTCTACGAGCCCGTGCACGGCTCGGCCCCCGACATTGCCGGCAAGGACATGGCGAACCCGATGGCCACGCTGCTGTCGTTCGCGATGATGCTGCGCTATTCGTTCGATCTGCCGGCCGACGCCGATCTCGTCGAACAGGCGGCCAAGAACGTGCTCGCCAAGGGCATTCGCACGCGCGACATCGCGATGCCCGGCGAAACGCCGGTCTCGACCACCCAAATGGGCGATGCGTTGCTGGCCGAACTCGACAAGCTGGCCGCGTAA
- the trmD gene encoding tRNA (guanosine(37)-N1)-methyltransferase TrmD — MSVGGEQKSQATSGSGAQAPWHALVLTLYPGMFPGPLGAGIVGRAAQDGAFALDTIDIRDFASDKHRTVDDLPFGGGPGLVMKPDVVDAALAVAISRAPEGAIAICLSPSGQPFDQSLAREFAAAPGVVLLCGRFEGIDARVIEARALREISIGDFVLSGGEPAAMCVIDACVRLLPGVLGAAESLGEESFEDGLLEYPHYTRPALWQDREVPAVLTSGNHAKIRAWRRQQALRLTAERRPDLWAKHPARTQH; from the coding sequence ATGAGTGTCGGCGGCGAACAGAAGAGCCAAGCAACGAGCGGCAGCGGTGCGCAAGCGCCGTGGCATGCGCTCGTGCTCACGCTCTATCCGGGCATGTTCCCGGGGCCGCTCGGTGCCGGCATCGTCGGCCGTGCCGCGCAAGACGGTGCTTTCGCGCTCGACACGATCGACATCCGCGACTTCGCGTCCGACAAGCACCGCACGGTGGACGATCTGCCTTTTGGCGGGGGTCCGGGTCTCGTGATGAAGCCCGACGTGGTCGATGCGGCTTTGGCCGTGGCGATCTCGCGCGCCCCCGAAGGTGCGATCGCGATCTGCCTGTCGCCGTCGGGCCAGCCCTTCGACCAGAGCCTCGCGCGCGAGTTTGCGGCGGCACCGGGTGTGGTGCTGCTGTGCGGGCGCTTCGAAGGGATCGATGCGCGCGTGATCGAAGCGCGCGCACTTCGCGAAATTTCGATCGGCGACTTCGTGCTGTCGGGCGGCGAGCCTGCGGCGATGTGCGTGATCGACGCGTGCGTGCGGCTGCTGCCCGGCGTTTTGGGTGCGGCCGAATCGCTCGGCGAAGAAAGCTTCGAAGACGGACTTCTCGAATATCCCCACTACACGCGGCCCGCCCTGTGGCAGGACCGCGAAGTGCCGGCGGTTCTGACCTCCGGCAACCACGCCAAAATTCGCGCCTGGCGGCGGCAACAGGCTTTGCGCCTGACCGCCGAGCGACGCCCCGATCTGTGGGCCAAGCACCCGGCGCGCACGCAACACTGA
- the ffh gene encoding signal recognition particle protein yields MFESLSTKLGSVFDKLRGRGALVEADVDAALREVRVALLEADVALQVVKDFVAGVKLEAIGQQVVRSVTPGQMVVKIVNDKLVETLGSTAVELNLRATPPVAILMLGLQGSGKTTTSAKLAKRLAQKDRKKVLLASLDVRRPAAQEQLAVLGRQVEVETLPIVAGQDPVAIAKRAMDVGRNEGYDIVILDTAGRLSIDDELMAEAAAVRDAVGPTESLLVVDALTGQDAVNTATQFNTRLGVTGIVMTRVDGDQRGGAALSMRAVTGKPIKFVGLGEKMDALDVFYPDRIAGRILGMGDIVGLVEKAQENVAAEDAEKLARKLKSGDFDFNDMLSQLEQLKKMGGLGGVMNMLPGVQKMKAQMANANIDEKVVGRQTAIIRAMTKKERRDSKLLNGSRKRRIATGSGTSVEEVNRLVKQFMEMSRVMKQMGKLGQKGMMRTGIGNLFRR; encoded by the coding sequence ATGTTCGAGTCGCTTTCAACCAAGTTGGGGTCGGTCTTCGACAAGCTGCGTGGGCGCGGTGCGCTCGTCGAGGCCGATGTCGATGCCGCACTGCGCGAAGTGCGCGTGGCCCTGCTTGAAGCCGACGTCGCCCTGCAGGTCGTCAAAGACTTCGTCGCCGGCGTGAAGCTCGAAGCGATCGGCCAGCAGGTCGTGCGCTCGGTCACACCGGGCCAGATGGTCGTCAAGATCGTCAACGACAAGCTCGTCGAAACATTGGGTTCGACTGCAGTCGAACTAAATCTGCGCGCAACGCCCCCCGTGGCGATCCTGATGCTGGGCCTGCAGGGCTCCGGCAAAACCACGACGTCGGCGAAGCTCGCCAAGCGCCTGGCGCAAAAAGACCGCAAGAAAGTTCTGCTGGCCTCGCTCGACGTGCGCCGCCCGGCAGCGCAAGAGCAGTTGGCTGTGCTTGGTCGCCAGGTCGAAGTCGAAACGCTGCCGATCGTCGCGGGCCAAGATCCCGTCGCGATCGCCAAGCGCGCGATGGATGTCGGCCGCAACGAAGGCTACGACATCGTCATTCTCGACACGGCCGGGCGCCTGTCGATCGACGACGAGCTGATGGCCGAAGCAGCCGCCGTGCGCGACGCGGTCGGCCCCACCGAATCGCTGCTCGTGGTCGATGCGCTCACGGGCCAAGACGCCGTCAATACGGCGACCCAGTTCAATACGCGCCTGGGTGTGACCGGCATCGTGATGACGCGCGTCGACGGCGACCAGCGCGGCGGTGCGGCACTCTCGATGCGCGCCGTCACCGGCAAGCCCATCAAATTTGTGGGCTTGGGCGAAAAGATGGACGCGCTCGACGTCTTCTATCCCGACCGTATCGCCGGCCGCATTCTCGGCATGGGCGACATTGTCGGCCTCGTCGAGAAGGCGCAGGAAAACGTCGCCGCCGAAGACGCCGAGAAGCTCGCGCGCAAGCTCAAATCCGGCGATTTCGATTTCAACGACATGCTCTCGCAGCTCGAGCAGCTCAAGAAGATGGGCGGCCTCGGCGGCGTGATGAACATGCTGCCGGGCGTGCAGAAGATGAAGGCGCAGATGGCCAACGCCAATATCGACGAGAAGGTCGTCGGTCGGCAGACCGCCATCATCCGCGCCATGACCAAAAAAGAACGCCGCGATTCGAAGCTGCTGAACGGCAGCCGCAAGCGCCGCATCGCGACGGGCTCGGGTACGTCGGTCGAGGAGGTCAATCGCCTTGTGAAGCAGTTCATGGAAATGAGCCGCGTCATGAAGCAGATGGGCAAGCTCGGCCAAAAAGGAATGATGCGGACCGGGATCGGAAACCTGTTCCGCCGCTAG
- the leuC gene encoding 3-isopropylmalate dehydratase large subunit — MTKPRTLFDKIWDSHVVHRQDDGTCVLYIDRHLVHEVTSPQAFEGLRLTGRTVRRPDATIAVADHNVPTTDRSKGIADPESRIQVETLEANAKQFGITHFGMDDVRQGIVHIIGPEQGLTQPGTTIVCGDSHTATHGAFGALAFGIGTSEVEHVLATQTLLQRPAKNMRVTVDGRLAPGVTAKDVILAIIGKIGTAGGTGYVVEFAGSVIRDLSMEGRMTVCNMTIEGGARAGLIAPDEKTFAYLKGRPYAPKGAQWEAAVNYWKTLPSDEGAFYDKEVVLNAADIPPMVTWGTSPEDVLPIDAVVPDPTKIADEGKRNATLRSLEYMALTPGQKLSEVRIDKVFIGSCTNGRIEDLRAVAAIAKGRKVAAHVQALVVPGSGLVKEQAESEGLDKILLEAGFEWREPGCSMCLAMNADKLEPGERCASTSNRNFEGRQGRGGRTHLVSPGMAAAAAVAGHLADVRALK, encoded by the coding sequence ATGACGAAGCCGCGCACCTTGTTCGACAAGATCTGGGACAGCCATGTCGTTCACCGCCAGGACGACGGCACTTGCGTGCTCTATATCGACCGCCACCTCGTGCACGAGGTCACGAGCCCGCAGGCTTTCGAAGGCCTGCGCCTCACGGGCCGCACTGTGCGCCGCCCGGATGCGACCATCGCGGTTGCCGACCACAACGTGCCCACGACCGACCGCTCCAAGGGCATTGCCGATCCCGAAAGCCGCATCCAGGTCGAAACGCTGGAAGCCAACGCCAAGCAATTCGGCATCACGCATTTCGGCATGGACGATGTGCGCCAGGGCATCGTGCACATCATCGGGCCCGAGCAGGGTCTGACCCAGCCGGGTACGACGATCGTGTGCGGCGACAGCCACACGGCTACACACGGCGCGTTCGGCGCGCTGGCCTTCGGCATCGGCACGTCCGAGGTCGAGCATGTGCTGGCGACGCAAACGCTGCTGCAGCGCCCGGCCAAGAACATGCGCGTGACGGTCGACGGGCGCTTGGCGCCCGGCGTGACCGCCAAAGACGTGATCCTCGCGATCATCGGCAAGATCGGCACGGCGGGCGGTACGGGATACGTCGTCGAGTTCGCAGGTTCGGTCATCCGCGACCTGTCGATGGAAGGCCGCATGACCGTCTGCAACATGACGATCGAAGGCGGTGCGCGCGCGGGCCTCATCGCACCCGACGAAAAAACCTTCGCCTATCTCAAAGGCCGCCCCTACGCGCCCAAGGGTGCGCAGTGGGAAGCGGCCGTGAATTACTGGAAGACGCTGCCCTCGGACGAGGGCGCTTTCTACGACAAGGAAGTGGTGCTCAACGCCGCCGACATCCCGCCGATGGTCACGTGGGGCACATCGCCCGAAGACGTGCTGCCGATCGACGCCGTGGTCCCGGATCCCACCAAGATCGCCGACGAAGGCAAGCGCAACGCCACGCTCCGCTCGCTCGAATATATGGCGCTCACGCCCGGCCAGAAACTGTCCGAAGTTCGCATCGACAAAGTCTTCATCGGCAGCTGCACGAACGGGCGCATCGAAGATCTGCGCGCGGTTGCGGCCATCGCCAAGGGCCGCAAAGTCGCGGCGCACGTGCAGGCTCTCGTCGTCCCGGGCTCGGGCCTCGTCAAGGAACAGGCCGAGAGCGAAGGCCTCGACAAGATCCTGCTCGAAGCGGGCTTCGAATGGCGCGAACCGGGCTGCTCGATGTGCCTCGCGATGAACGCCGACAAGCTCGAGCCGGGCGAGCGTTGCGCTTCGACCTCGAACCGCAATTTCGAAGGCCGCCAGGGTCGCGGCGGGCGCACGCATCTCGTCTCGCCGGGCATGGCCGCAGCGGCTGCCGTCGCGGGCCATTTGGCCGACGTGCGCGCGCTGAAATGA
- the dapF gene encoding diaminopimelate epimerase: MEALPFLKMHGLGNDFVVVDAREKPLDLDTARVRAIADRHKGVGFDQMIVLEKAPDPAADVFFRFLNSDGSEAGACGNGTRCVADLVMREKQRADLRIQTIAGALAATRDKNGRVAVDMGPARLAWQEIPLAHAVDTLHVPLASGLLADPVATSMGNPHATFFVADITAIDLAALGPGLEHHAIFPQRANIGVAQILDDATMRLRVWERGAGITLACGSGACAATVAAVRRGLLAGRKARIIVDGSESADDALDIEWLANGHVLMAGPVALSFTGAWAR, translated from the coding sequence ATGGAAGCGCTGCCGTTTTTGAAGATGCATGGGTTGGGCAACGATTTTGTCGTGGTCGATGCGCGCGAGAAGCCGCTCGATCTCGACACGGCGCGCGTGCGCGCCATCGCCGACCGCCACAAAGGCGTGGGCTTCGACCAGATGATCGTGCTGGAGAAGGCGCCCGATCCGGCGGCCGACGTGTTTTTCCGGTTTCTGAATTCCGACGGCAGCGAGGCAGGTGCGTGCGGCAACGGCACGCGCTGCGTGGCCGATCTCGTGATGCGCGAAAAGCAACGCGCTGATCTGCGCATCCAGACGATCGCCGGTGCCCTTGCCGCGACGCGCGACAAAAACGGGCGTGTCGCCGTCGATATGGGCCCGGCCCGACTCGCGTGGCAGGAAATTCCGCTCGCCCATGCGGTCGACACGCTGCATGTGCCGCTTGCATCCGGCCTGCTTGCCGATCCGGTTGCGACGAGCATGGGCAATCCGCATGCGACGTTTTTTGTCGCCGACATCACGGCGATCGATTTGGCCGCCCTCGGCCCCGGTCTCGAGCATCATGCGATTTTTCCGCAGCGCGCCAATATCGGCGTGGCGCAGATCCTCGACGATGCGACGATGCGGCTGCGCGTGTGGGAGCGTGGTGCGGGCATCACCCTTGCCTGCGGCTCGGGTGCTTGTGCGGCGACGGTTGCGGCTGTGCGGCGCGGGCTGCTCGCCGGCCGCAAGGCGCGCATCATCGTCGACGGCAGCGAGAGTGCCGACGATGCGCTCGATATCGAATGGTTGGCCAATGGCCATGTGCTGATGGCGGGACCGGTCGCCCTCTCGTTTACGGGTGCGTGGGCGCGATGA
- the rplS gene encoding 50S ribosomal protein L19 has protein sequence MSFIIEQLEKEQIAKLVAARKVPDFAPGDTLRVQVKVLEGTRERLQTFEGVCIARKNSGIASNFTVRKMSFGEGVERVFPLYSPRIGGIEVVRRGDVRRAKLYYLRGRTGKAARILEKSGTNAPATAADLSAADLEAAANETK, from the coding sequence ATGTCGTTCATTATCGAGCAGCTCGAAAAAGAGCAGATCGCCAAGCTCGTCGCGGCGCGCAAAGTGCCGGACTTCGCCCCCGGCGACACGCTGCGCGTCCAGGTGAAGGTGCTGGAAGGGACGCGCGAGCGTCTGCAGACCTTCGAAGGCGTGTGCATCGCGCGCAAGAATTCGGGCATCGCCTCGAACTTCACCGTGCGCAAGATGTCGTTCGGCGAAGGCGTCGAGCGCGTGTTCCCGCTCTACTCGCCGCGCATCGGCGGCATCGAGGTCGTGCGTCGCGGCGACGTGCGTCGCGCCAAGCTGTATTACCTGCGCGGCCGCACGGGCAAGGCTGCCCGCATTCTCGAGAAGTCGGGCACCAACGCTCCGGCGACCGCCGCCGACCTGTCGGCTGCCGATCTCGAAGCGGCAGCCAACGAGACGAAGTAA
- a CDS encoding aspartate-semialdehyde dehydrogenase: protein MANKIAVVGATGTIGREVLQELAQRGIDPHNVVALASERSIGATLSYGEETDLTTQDLAQFDFSTAKVAIFCTAAAVSAAAVPKAAKAGAWVVDTSAHFRMEADVPLVVAGVNDTPATFARAKRRIVAVPGACVSMFTRALHPMHDKAKAKRAVLSTYQAVSEAGRPAMDELFNQTRSVYVNQTLERQHFAKQIAFNTIPHCGAFETDGRTSEEKALALEPRKILGGDLNIVATCVRVPAFVGHGISVAVEFTEPMGVAQARSLLIRDDDIGLVDHRAAEGFVTPLETQGETKIFISRLRDDPSVANGLAFWLAADNLRAALSLPIVTVALALAEHE, encoded by the coding sequence ATGGCAAATAAAATAGCGGTTGTCGGTGCGACGGGCACGATCGGGCGCGAAGTTCTGCAGGAATTGGCGCAGCGCGGGATCGATCCGCACAATGTCGTGGCCCTCGCCTCCGAACGGTCGATCGGGGCCACACTTTCTTATGGCGAAGAAACCGACCTCACCACCCAAGACCTCGCCCAGTTCGATTTTTCGACGGCCAAGGTCGCCATCTTCTGCACCGCTGCCGCCGTGTCGGCCGCCGCCGTGCCCAAAGCCGCCAAGGCCGGGGCCTGGGTCGTTGATACCTCGGCGCATTTCCGCATGGAAGCCGACGTGCCGCTCGTCGTGGCCGGTGTGAACGACACGCCCGCCACCTTCGCGCGCGCCAAGCGCCGCATCGTCGCGGTTCCGGGCGCTTGCGTGAGCATGTTCACGCGGGCCCTCCATCCGATGCACGACAAAGCCAAGGCCAAGCGCGCGGTGCTGTCGACCTACCAGGCCGTGTCGGAAGCAGGCAGGCCTGCGATGGACGAGCTCTTCAACCAGACGCGCTCGGTCTATGTGAACCAGACGCTCGAGCGCCAGCATTTCGCCAAGCAGATCGCGTTCAACACGATCCCGCATTGCGGCGCCTTCGAAACCGACGGCCGGACTTCCGAGGAAAAAGCGCTCGCACTCGAGCCGCGCAAGATCCTGGGTGGCGATCTCAATATCGTGGCGACGTGCGTGCGCGTTCCCGCCTTCGTCGGGCACGGCATTTCGGTTGCGGTCGAATTCACCGAGCCGATGGGTGTGGCACAAGCGCGCAGTCTCCTCATCCGCGACGACGATATCGGCCTCGTCGACCACCGTGCTGCCGAAGGTTTTGTCACGCCGCTCGAGACGCAAGGCGAAACCAAGATCTTCATCAGCCGCCTGCGCGACGATCCCTCGGTCGCCAACGGCCTTGCCTTCTGGCTTGCGGCCGACAATCTGCGTGCGGCGTTGTCTTTGCCGATCGTGACGGTCGCACTCGCGTTGGCCGAGCACGAATGA
- a CDS encoding methyltransferase domain-containing protein: MKKDTLESLLFFKRWLANPMKVGAVIPSSANLARLIAKQVKLEADQCVVELGPGTGPVTKALLASGIPVERLFLVEIDGDMAAYLRREFPNVNVIHGDATKLKDLLPAQWVGKVATVISGIPMLPLPIELQRGLIDAAFEVMAPGGEILQYTYSLASPIKEKPLGLKGRRKGISMLNVPPAWVWSYAPAA, translated from the coding sequence ATGAAAAAAGATACGCTCGAAAGCCTGCTGTTTTTCAAACGCTGGCTTGCGAACCCGATGAAGGTGGGGGCGGTCATCCCGTCGTCGGCCAATTTGGCGCGCCTGATCGCCAAGCAAGTGAAGCTCGAGGCGGACCAATGCGTGGTCGAACTCGGGCCGGGTACGGGGCCTGTGACCAAGGCGCTGCTTGCCTCGGGCATTCCGGTCGAGCGGCTGTTCCTCGTCGAGATCGACGGCGATATGGCCGCCTATCTGCGCCGCGAGTTCCCGAACGTCAACGTGATCCACGGCGACGCGACGAAACTCAAAGACCTCTTGCCCGCGCAATGGGTCGGCAAGGTTGCGACCGTGATCTCGGGCATCCCGATGCTGCCGCTGCCGATCGAACTTCAGCGCGGCCTCATCGACGCCGCCTTCGAGGTGATGGCGCCCGGCGGCGAGATTCTGCAATACACCTATTCGCTTGCCTCGCCGATCAAGGAAAAGCCGCTTGGCCTCAAGGGTCGGCGCAAAGGCATCTCGATGCTCAACGTGCCGCCCGCCTGGGTGTGGAGCTACGCCCCCGCCGCTTAA
- a CDS encoding RDD family protein, whose product MSVAAMSIGNMTAGSAPFGRRVAALAIDAAILLLALWALASGAKALLGTGDLWTMPWNEARVVSVERQVVQREDERMYDNSGQRTVDFVAETRRYADGTVLIYSIVEGVIRTDDGRVEPVRSETLVGRNVRAVLQLVAAQIAIVLLPFAYFAFFEAGARQATPGKRWMRLEVVDLAGRRLSPLRAISRQLLKICDIASTGMGYLLGGLTGSGQALHDILAGTRVVARDDI is encoded by the coding sequence TTGAGCGTCGCCGCCATGTCGATCGGCAATATGACGGCCGGATCCGCGCCGTTCGGCCGGCGCGTGGCGGCTTTGGCGATCGATGCGGCAATTCTGTTGCTCGCGCTTTGGGCGCTGGCGTCGGGCGCCAAAGCGCTGCTGGGTACGGGCGATCTGTGGACGATGCCGTGGAACGAAGCGCGCGTCGTATCGGTCGAACGTCAAGTGGTTCAGCGCGAAGACGAGCGCATGTACGACAATAGCGGCCAGCGCACGGTCGATTTTGTCGCCGAAACGCGCCGCTATGCCGACGGTACCGTGCTGATCTATTCGATCGTCGAGGGCGTGATCCGCACCGACGACGGCCGCGTCGAGCCGGTACGCAGCGAAACGCTTGTCGGCCGCAATGTGCGCGCCGTACTCCAACTCGTCGCCGCACAGATCGCGATCGTGCTGCTGCCCTTCGCTTATTTTGCCTTTTTCGAAGCGGGTGCGCGCCAAGCAACGCCGGGCAAGCGCTGGATGCGGCTTGAAGTGGTCGACCTTGCTGGCCGCCGTCTTTCGCCGCTGCGCGCGATCTCGCGCCAGCTCTTGAAAATCTGCGACATCGCATCGACGGGCATGGGCTATCTGCTCGGCGGCCTCACCGGCTCGGGCCAGGCCTTGCACGACATTCTCGCCGGCACGCGCGTGGTTGCGCGCGACGACATCTGA